The genomic segment tatatatatatatatatatatgttatatatataaatggGAGCATGTATGGCGGTATTTGGACAGACGCATACACGACACAGAGGTCTCTGTCGTGGGCGGTTCCAGAGTGACATTGCTTAGCGAGGAGGCACATCAAATCTCTCCCCAAAACGGCGAGccaaggcgacagagagacagctccaggccgatgcatgcacaggtaGCCGAAAGCGTAGACCCAAGTAGAGAACTGCATGTTGAGTCGTGGAAGAGTCTGGCCGTATTTCTTCACATtaaaggaaagaaaaacgtttctccTCACGATCGACGAAAGCTTCGAGTGTCGGAGTTCTCCCGCttggagaggcagcgaggtTGAGGTGCCAGGCGTCTGTTAACATACAGAAAAAGACGgcaaaaacgaagagcgacTTATCGCCGTTCCCAAAGTCTCATCTTCACCTGCACTTGCGTTCCCCGCTGGTGACATTCTgacttttctttcgcggTGCTCCTCTCAATAGCTTTTGCAGAAAGCTTCCTCTGAACGCGGTCCGTCCTTGTCGTCCCCGCCCGTTGTgcgtgcttctctctctccccttttctttcttcctcgtctcttctgccttgctctctctctctctctgtcggcttCAAAAGTCATCTTACTCGCAGGTAGAGTAAGCAGGTCTCTCTCCCGCAGCCGTCTCTCCCGCAGCCGTCTCTCAGCGCGCGTCTCTGGCTTCcctgccttttctcccgAGGCTTCGCGCCCCCGCAGACAGACGTTTCTCGCCGAAAAGGTCTCTGTGATTGCGTCTGTGCAAGAGACGCCGAATGCACGAGAACCGGCACGGGTGCctgctgaaaaaaaaagaaaaacgctgcGGAATTTCGCCACCGCTCTTCCAACCCAATGTCCCAAGAAAGGCATGCTACGATACCTGCAACTAGATCGATACATGAGGATACtgatgcatacatacatgcatacctatctatacatatatgtatatatgtagatatagatatatatacatctatacacatatatatacatatagatatatatacatacatatatatatacctatatatacatatatatatgtatatacacatatgtatagatagatagatgtgTGCTGGTAGATGTGCTGTAGGAGCGCGTCTACCTATATGTATCTAAGTATGTGCCTGTCTACATGTAGGACAtcacataaatatataaatactAAATGTAGGGAAACACCCACCTCCACATGTCTATGTGGATGTCTAGGCAGacttatatatgtatatatacgaatatacttatatatatgtatatatgtgcatatacgaatatatgcatatagggatatacatgcatgcctATATGGATGCGAGCTGTGCAGTTGTCGATATTTCCGCGCCTAGGAAGGCCAgcgtgaagagagaaagtaccttcttcgcgtctccgtccaGCTTGCGAGAGAGTGGCGTCCttcagaagcgaagaaggaccgTGCATGGGCAAGAGCGGCTGGGCAGAGGAAGCCCAGCAGAGGCTGCCTTCTCGCCATTCAGAATCAATGAACAATTTTTgcgggagaaagacagagcgaaagaaaccgTTTGCAGCGTCTCGCGACCAGGTCCCTGCGCGAAAGAGcacgcgagaagcgagaaagataAAGGACGCTTTTTGGAGGCTCCAGCAAGAATGGAAAGATGGCCCGTGACAGGGAAtggagcgcgagaagagagcggaagCGAGAGGTTTCAGAGAGGCGCAGGGAAGAGGCAAGAAGCTCAAGACGAacacagaaaggaaagagattGAGAAATccgcgggagagaagctggagaggatGGGGGCGCGAGAACAAGCGCGAATAAAGGAATTTTAGTCGATGCACAGCCCAAaagagcagacgagaaacgcagtTTTGCGAGGCaagaaaggacagaaagatcggacagagaaaggagacacgacaaggacgaggaaggagagaacgaaaaaaaaaagaagcaagacgaagagagacgttagagagagaaaggtcgaagagaaagggtgAAGCAGAGCAAGATGAcaacgacagagaagaaaaggtaTCGAGAGACGAATCGGATgcgtggaagaaggaagacgccAGAATCGATTTCGAAAAACGGGGAACTCGAACTTGATGGAAAGAAGGACGACGCAGGATGACCAACAGAACGAACGGGAAGGAGGACGAAGCGACATGAAGAAaaaccgagaagaaacgacagacgagaaggacaggtggagaagcgcgaagcgAAGCGTCTCACCTGAGTGTATGGCTACGCATCCCCCTTTTCGCATTTCGACGAACGAGCCGGGGCCGTGACGCAAGCCATCCTGGAACGACCCCACATGGCAGTGACCTTCTctgaagaaagtggagagaacgCATGGACGGAAAAGGGGAGTGGGGAGACGTTGGtagaaaacacagacacagaaaactTGGCGCGGAGAAGCAAGACGACAGGGAAGGGAGTGAGGAGACCGAGACGTCGCTGTGAAGGAAGCAGTCTTTCCCCCCCCCCAAAAGAGACATGCGCAAGAGCCGGAGACGAGACATGCGCGTTTcagcagaggaaaggcagaaaaacagCTCCAGCAAGGCTCAGATCCTACACACACAGACCAGAGGAGGAATGCCAACTTCGCAGCTGAACGCCGTTTTTCTGTGGAGCACACGTTCCTTctcgcgaggagacaagggggggggggcggcACCCTCACGGTtaagaagaagaggcaggaaacgacgcatgcaagaaaaCGCACCGCCGACGAACGCCTCTCtcaccgaagaagaaggatgcCTCGGCCCAATGGCATGCGTCGTCGATCCAGGCGCCTGACGAGAAacaacgcagaagagagccAGAGGTGAAAAGAGATCCGCAAACGACAGTCTCTCCAACCTAAGCTCTCCCGCATGCGGCTCTTGAGGGTACGCACCGGAGCCCCCGCCTCGCCAGGGGAGCCGTGAACGCGTCTCCAGAAaaaggaacgcagagagcggCCGTCGTCGCGAGGCTCGCGTTGTCGGCTCTGAAGCAGCCATGCAAACTCACAGAACTCGCAGGTGATCCTGCCGCCACCGTGGATCTGCTCACGGCTGTCcagcagagcgaagaacgcTCCTTTCTTGGAGCGGATATCGCGTACCCTCTGTAAAAGTCTCCGGAGACCAGCAGCGTGTAGCCCATCGGCACATCGAGATCTgagcgaggaaacgagagcgGAAGCGCGAAACGAAACTGGAGAGAggtcgaagaaaaaaggagaagacactAGACGCGGCTGGacaagaagacggagaacgaaccaagagaagaagcggcaagagaagaagaggagaggagaaataCGAGACGgaaaacagggagaagaggaaagcagagagtcGAGGAGATGCggcacgagaagaagaagaaagagaaggagaagaaaaacaggggacgagagagcggaaggggggggggaaggCGTGACGGAAAAAACAGCAGACCTCAAGCGAGATCCAGAACGAAGAATCATCCGCCAACGAAGAGGAACCatcacagagaaagaagcaaccactagcaaaagagagagagaagacggaagacgaaagacacgagagaaagaacagtgCAGTGTCGTCGGTGGAGACGCACCATAGGGCGAAGGCAAAACAGGTCGGTTGCCCATCGTGCTTCCGTCGGTCAGGAGAACAATGACGAGGATGGGAGAAAATCAAGCAGTTCgcattctcttctctcatcgGACCAATGCTCCAATGGCAGAATCACGGCCAGAAATGAATCCTATTCTCTTCGAAaatccgttttctcttcttctctgcttctttccgtctccttgtccctgtctgtttctttctgtctcctgtttgtctcttgctgtctcctctctgtccattctgtctcctctctgtccctgtcgtctctgtggctgtcgaagagagaacgagaagccagaggaggcagagaggaaggagaaaaagattTTCGACGAACTGGACTCGCTGGAAGATTTGCTAGAAagctcttttctccgttcgcGCATCGGACGGTCGggcagaaggaaacaaaaaaGACTTGACGCGCAAGAcaggagaacagaggaaaacgggaGAGGACCTGAAGCAAAGGAGGCAGGTtgcgaacgaagaggagagaagagagagaagagaggcgctcGAGCAGaggggggaagaaggaaagcaaagagaggaaagcatCCAAGAACAGCGAGCACAGGACAGGCCGTCGCGATGGGCGGGGAAGAGGAATGGAGATGAAGAAatacgaaagagagagaagaagagacaggaggaacagagaaggaccGATATGGAGTaacgggagacagacgaaggaagaagcagagacagatgtTCAGTGAAACTGCGATTCCAAATTGACAGCACCCCAGAGAGCTCGACTCGTCAGAGACATTTTCCCGCCGCGTATCTTCAAAAACAAAAGAGTTCTGGATGCTCGAGCTTCTCTGCGAATCTTCTGCCTCGGACGTCGGTCATCCTTTTGTCGAGGAGACGTATCTCCTAAAAGAAAGCGCTCGACTTGTCTCGACCGCGTAGCTCGTAACTGCAGAAGGTGACGGCGGCATCTGTCGCCTACCGCCTAAAAAGGAAAGAGTTACGCCAGGGAGGAAAGCGGTCTTGTAAAAGCTGGTGCGACACacgaaacaagaaagaagtCTCCCAGGCCGTCGAGCCCGCCGTGGCAAAAACGGCccgcgtttgcatgcacgagTAATGGGAGGTCGTTTCCGCCCTGTGACTCAAATCCGTAGAACCTTAGATATTTGTCTCGACGTCCAGGCTGTCTAACAATTTCTCTTGCAAAGAAATCGCGGCTCTTCAACTCTGCGGTGCTGCACCCTCTGTGGCTTCTCTACGAGCAACAGCAGGGTGTCCGCTGAGCCGTGAAAAGAACTCGCCCTGCTTTTCTCTactcgctctcttccttggGGCCATCGGCGAGAATAGGAGCTGTGTATCGTCTCTCCCTGGTCTACAGCGAGAGAAGTgtgcctttctttctccgctgtgcTTTTCTCCCTCGAACTCGCTTCAAGCATGTCTCTGCGGCAAGTCCAGAAActcagagagacgcgcgaaggCGCTGCTGCTCTGCGCGGGGATCCTCCACGGGAACAGCTCCTTTCAACCTCCACTGACTCCTCAGACGAAGAGACCCTGCGCGCCTCGTTCTCCCTGTCTCGAAACAGACCGAAGTCTGCGTTCCTTGTCGCTGCAGGacacagcgaaggagacagcgaaagcgaGGGCGAACAAGCAAAGAGCTCTGAGGAGGCAGAGTCAGGAAATCGACGAGACGAGAacggggagacagcagcaggAGACGGTGTAGGACAGACccagacagcagagagcgaTGAGGAGGTCGCGAGTGGCGAGGTGGAAGAGACGTCTCTgtcagggaggaagaaggcgactgtttctggaaaaaagaaacgcaaaaaGAAGTTTTCCGCATCTTCCTCACGAGCGCCAGGCGCCGAAGCCGCACCAACAGACTCTCAGGGTGTGGCGAAGCAGGATGAAGGGTCGCAGGACTTTGACGTCCTGCGGACCTTTGCAGCAGGGGAAGAGACGCCCGGAGAATCCTCAGACCCCCACAAACCGGGGGGTGGAAGCCGGTATTGCCTCACCATGGAGCGTTCCATGTTCGACATAGACGTGGAGTTGAAGCGAATTTTCGGTCGTGAAGTCGCTCGAAACCTCGCCGGCAACTCGAGACCCAGTCAGTCTACGATGCTGAAAAACGAACGTCTGCATACAGGCTGCAAGAGTACCGCGCTCACTTTAAGACTCTCCCTCCCCACGCCCGTCTGCACGGATTCGATATTTTGAAGAACTCGACGTAATAGGGTCGTGCCGCTTTGCCATGGCACCTTCATCTTAACTCGTGGAACACCAAGCATTTACAGAGGGCAGAGAAATCCAGAGAAGAGGGCATGGAGCGGCATCCAGAGACAAGACGCATATGCGTGGCGGTACATATCAATACAAACGCGTGCATTCATGTACGCAGATGTCTGTTCTACGCGAATAAGAATGCATCAACACATACGGCTCCATGCAGCAACAAtatcttcatatatatagagagagatatgGATAAAAGTGTATCTACGAGTGaacgcatgtatatatatatatatatatatatattaccCTACAGACGAGGACAAGCAGATATGTTTGCatatagaaatatatatggatatgttTTAAAGATATGATATGCATGCAAGCtttgcgtgtgtgtgtgtgtgtgtgtgtgtgtgtgtgcgttctGGGGTCCGTGCAGACTCTCGGCGTGGGGGCGCTGCGGGGCGTCGGCGGTGCTGGTTGATTGCggatgcagaggaaggaCCGGGAAGTCACGAGTACGTGAGGATGATcaaggaagaggacgcaggGACAGGCACCGTCGAATTCGCCCTTCAGTACACGCCGTATTACGAGCAGCTGCAAGACGCATTCCAAGCCATTTTGCACTCGCACGATCATCAGAATCTTCAGCAGTTTCTCGTGCGTCATCCGAGACACGTTGACGCCTTGCTGCAGATGTCTGAGGTCTACCGCATGCGAGGTCAAAATGAGACTGCGACGGAGCTGACAAAGAAGGCTCTCTGTGTACTTCAAAAGAGCTTCCATCCTGCGTTCTCGCCTTTCACCTACACCGCGGAAGGATTGCCCCAGGCAAGTCCTCCGCGAGAAGCATACGCGTGCAGGCAGGGTTAGTGCTTCACTGTCTGGGAGTTTGAGTCAGGTGCGCTAGACAGGGGATGCGTAGAACTGTCGTCTCCTGTTCGACGCTCTTCCTACGATCCAGTCTACTGGTTTGGATCTTGAACGTCTTCGTTTACTGAATCCAAGTTCCCCTGTGTGTTTCGTGACCATTGTGCTTAGAGCATTCAGTATGTTTTGAGGTACCCGCCACACGCACCGGGttttcgtctgcatgcaggttGCCGTCGACACGCTGAATCCGTTCAACAAGAACATCATCAAGTGCATCGGTCTCTATGGCGCGGCGCTGGCTGATCAAGGGTGTTACAGAACTGCTCTTGAAGTGGCGAAACTCCTGGTGGCTATGGATCTCCCCAGGGACGCCTTCCACACTTTGCTGCACATTGACTACCTTGCTCTCCGTTCCCGGCAATGGCAGTTCCTCCTGCACTTTTCGCAGTCTTTCGTGGAGCAGCATCTGGCGTATGTGATTCCCCTCGACCTCCCCTCGGAGCGAGATTCTCAAGGTCGtgaggaggcgcagcagccTCGGAAGGACGAAGATTTAAAACTCGTAGACCTCGCGTTCATGCTACCGAATTTTGCATTCTCTGTGGCGCTTGCCATCGCCCTCCACGCCAACCAACGTATGTCCAATGGCATGAGTCGTGACGAGCACGGTTCTCAGCCTCAGAAGTGATAGGAACACAGCTTCGCTTGGTAGCCTTTGTTTCGTCTGTTGCCAATTGCAGGAGTATGCTCGGAGGATATCAAGACGGTCACGGCGGATGAACTCCTTGCTGTATGCATGTCTCCCACGGAGAGATACACTGGATATGAGAGCCGAATACACCACCTCCTGTTGATGCGCgccgtcctcctcttccctgcCTTCGTCCGGAAGTTGCTGCAGAAGATTGCCGTCAACGGATCTCAGAAGGTAGCAGGTAGGCTGCAGCCCACTACGTagtcttcgcctctgcctttTTGAGCGAACGCCTTACATGATCTGCGGCATTTGTGGACTGCCAATGTGCGATCAGGCTCCCCGTACCCTTCTGTAACCTGGGAAgaccttctcttctctgttccgttGTGGGCCAGCTCCAGCTTCGCGCATCACAGGTTTGTCAACAGATTCTAGCAGTGACTGCTTGCCGGTCCATTCACGGCAGCCTTTGATGAAAAGGTGGTTAAGGAGATGGCTGAACGTTTGAACAAAAACGACCGCACTATCGTGGGCCAAACGTTGCCATCCATACTCGAGCACAGCCCGCGTCAGGAAACGCAAGAGTCTTCTCGTAATAACGCTGCCAGTTGATGCGGCTAGCATTCGGACATGCCCTTGCTTCGTGTTGTTATGCTTAACCTGACATCTGGTGCCAGGTACTCCGACATCCTGGTGCTCATCCTCAATTGCTACGTTCAAAAGGCTCACGACGTCTGGCGGGCGGATGCCGTGCTGCGTTGGCTACATGGCTGCACGGCGCATCTCCGGCATTTGTACAACTCCTCGCCACGTAAGCGTAGTTGCAACTTTTGTAGCGTCCCGTTCAGAGACCATGACTTTAGGAGAGACGATTCCTGTGCACCTTGATTTTCCGGTTCAGAGATAAAGGAATTCGCAAAGCGAtggtctcgctcttccttcctcttcgatgTGAGCCGGTACAAGGACGTGCGGGTTTCGGAATTCGATCGGATCCCAACGCTTCCGGCGTTTTTAATGGACGCTAATCTGACTGTGGCTGCCGCGGGAGCAAGGCATCGAAACAGACGAGTGCAGTACGTCTCCATGAACTCTAGTCCTAtcatcgtcttcctcgaaACTCTTCTCCCGTGGACAGAGCTCGACCAGACGGGTAAGCATTCAAGCGGATTTTGTTCGTCGACCGCGATGGCATCCGAAACGCTGGTCCACTGAGTGCGCTCCTTGCTGGGGGTGCGAAGACAGCGCATGT from the Toxoplasma gondii ME49 chromosome IX, whole genome shotgun sequence genome contains:
- a CDS encoding hypothetical protein (encoded by transcript TGME49_290240) → MSLRQVQKLRETREGAAALRGDPPREQLLSTSTDSSDEETLRASFSLSRNRPKSAFLVAAGHSEGDSESEGEQAKSSEEAESGNRRDENGETAAGDGVGQTQTAESDEEVASGEVEETSLSGRKKATVSGKKKRKKKFSASSSRAPGAEAAPTDSQGVAKQDEGSQDFDVLRTFAAGEETPGESSDPHKPGGGSRYCLTMERSMFDIDVELKRIFGREVARNLAGNSRPNSRRGGAAGRRRCWLIADAEEGPGSHEYVRMIKEEDAGTGTVEFALQYTPYYEQLQDAFQAILHSHDHQNLQQFLVRHPRHVDALLQMSEVYRMRGQNETATELTKKALCVLQKSFHPAFSPFTYTAEGLPQVAVDTLNPFNKNIIKCIGLYGAALADQGCYRTALEVAKLLVAMDLPRDAFHTLLHIDYLALRSRQWQFLLHFSQSFVEQHLAYVIPLDLPSERDSQGREEAQQPRKDEDLKLVDLAFMLPNFAFSVALAIALHANQRVCSEDIKTVTADELLAVCMSPTERYTGYESRIHHLLLMRAVLLFPAFVRKLLQKIAVNGSQKVAGSPYPSVTWEDLLFSVPLWASSSFAHHRYSDILVLILNCYVQKAHDVWRADAVLRWLHGCTAHLRHLYNSSPQIKEFAKRWSRSSFLFDVSRYKDVRVSEFDRIPTLPAFLMDANLTVAAAGARHRNRRVQYVSMNSSPIIVFLETLLPWTELDQTGLRAEPRHVSVMARSLLSALCEVATVAWKAIQRFGLFIKVWLTNAGSRDTARAPARSDEPRVGDAPAVQN